AGCTCTGCTCATCGTCGCGGTCGCGACGGCCGGCGTCACGGGCGGGGCGCTCGTGCGCGGACCGCTTGCTCCGCTCTCACGCCCCTCGGACTGGAGCATCGCCGCATGCGACATCGGACAGGGAGACGCCGTGATCGTCCGCAGTGCCGGTCAGATCGCGCTCATCGACACCGGCCCCGATCCTGCGACACTCAGAACGTGCTTGGAGTCACTGGGCATCACCCGGGTCGATCTCCTCGTCCTGACTCATTTCGACCTTGATCACGGTGGCGGAATGGAAGCCCTACGGGGCCGGGTCGACACGGTTCTGCACGGACCTCCGACGGGCAGCAGTGACACGCGTGCGCTGGAGAACCTGCGAGATGCGGGAGCGACGCTCCACGAGGCGGCACGCGGCCAGACCGGACAGCTCGGTGACGCATCGTGGCGAGTTCTCTGGCCGCGTGCACCAGAACCGGTGTTCCCGGCGGGAAACGACGCCAGCGTGGTTTGGGAGATCAGCGGCGGGGGAGTCCCGCGGATGCTCCTCCTCGGCGATCTCTCTGGGGAGGCCCAACGTCTGATGCAGCGAGTGAGCGCCGTGCGCGGGCCGTACGTGATCGTCAAAGTCGCGCATCACGGGAGCGCCGACCAGGACGCGGATCTGTACGCCGAAGCGGCCGCGCGACTCGCGATCTTCACCGTCGGCGCGGACAACAGCTACGGTCATCCGCGGGAACAGACCCTGAGCATGCTCGAAGCGACGGGAGCAGTGATCGCACGTACGGACCTGCAGGGGCAGATCCTCATCAGCCAGACCGACGAAGGGCTGTCGATCTGGACCGAACGAGAGCTTGCACCGAGTTCCGAATGACGGGCGGCGACGTCCGTGCCCGCCGGTAGGCTGGAGGCATGGCTGCTCCTCGTTCCTCCGCACGCGGCAGCGCGAAGGCGACGGCGATTCCTCAGGTCTCGTGGCGCAGCCCCCGACCGGCTCCGATCGTGCTGGTGTCAGGCCCCGAAGAGGTCTGCGCGGAGCGCGCGATCGCAGGCGTGCGCGACTACCTTCGCGCAGAAGACGCCGCCCTTGAGGTCAGCGATGTGCGAGCGGACGACTATGCCGCGGGCACCCTGCTCAGCCTCACGTCGCCCTCGCTGTTCGGTGAGCCGCGACTGGTCCGCGTCGCCGGCGTAGAGAAATGCTCCGATGCCTTCCTGCAGGAGGCGATCGCCTACCTCAACCATCCGCAAGAAGGCGCGACCGTCATTCTGCGCCACACCGGTGCCACGGTCCGGGGCAAGAAGCTGCTCGACGCCCTGCGCGCCGGCACGGGCGGCGGCGTCGAGATCGCCTGCCCGGCGATCAAACGCGATGACGAGAAGGTGAACTTCGCTACGGGAGAGTTCCGCGCCGCGAACAAGCGCATCGCGCCCACGGCACTGCGCGCTCTCGTCTCGGCCTTCGCCGACGACGTGACCGAACTCGCCGCCGCCTGTCAGCAGCTCATCAACGACGTCGACGGTGACGTCACTGACGACGTCGTGACCAAGTACTACGGCGGACGCGTCGAGGTCTCCGCCTTCGTGGTCGCCGACACGGCGATCGCCGGACAGTACGGGGCCGCGCTCGTCGCTCTCCGTCACGCGCTGGCCTCCGGAGCCGACCCCGTGCCCATGGTCGCCGCGTTCGCCATGAAGCTGCGCACGATGGCGCGAGTCGCCGGTAGCCGAGAGCCCAGCAGACAGCTCGCGCAGCGCCTGGGCATGAAGGATTGGCAGGTCGACCGTGCGAAGCGAGACCTCGTCGGTTGGAACGAACGCTCCCTCGGGCTGGCGATCCAGGCCACCGCTCGCGCCGATGCTGAGGTCAAGGGCGGCGCGCGCGATCCGATCTTCGCCCTCGAGCGCATGGTCACCGTCGTCGCCACCCGCGCACCCTTCGGCGCCTGAGAGCCGGTTCGACGCCTGACCCCGCGCAGGCCGCCCACGGAAGAAGAGTTGTGTCGGCTATGAGCGCTCATAACCGACGGAAGTCTCCTTCCACCGCGCGTATCCCGTGCCGCGGAGGTCCGCTCGCCGAGGAGACTTCTCTCACTTAGGAGGCCCGCTCAGCGACGGGATGTCACGTGAACGCCGAAGGCCCGCCTCCGAGGAGACGGGCCTTCGAGAAGAAAGGGGTGACTCAGAGAGCAGCAACCTTCTTGGCGATCGAGGACTTGCGGTTCGCCGCCTGGTTCTCGTGGATGACGCCCTTGCTGACGGCCTTGTCGAGCTTCTTGGTCGCCGTCTTGAGTGCGGTCTCGGCCGCAGCCTTGTCGCCAGCAGCGATCGCGGTGCGCGTGTTA
The DNA window shown above is from Microbacterium keratanolyticum and carries:
- the rpsT gene encoding 30S ribosomal protein S20; this encodes MANIKSQIKRNKTNEKAQERNKAIKSELKTVIRNTRTAIAAGDKAAAETALKTATKKLDKAVSKGVIHENQAANRKSSIAKKVAAL
- the holA gene encoding DNA polymerase III subunit delta, which encodes MAAPRSSARGSAKATAIPQVSWRSPRPAPIVLVSGPEEVCAERAIAGVRDYLRAEDAALEVSDVRADDYAAGTLLSLTSPSLFGEPRLVRVAGVEKCSDAFLQEAIAYLNHPQEGATVILRHTGATVRGKKLLDALRAGTGGGVEIACPAIKRDDEKVNFATGEFRAANKRIAPTALRALVSAFADDVTELAAACQQLINDVDGDVTDDVVTKYYGGRVEVSAFVVADTAIAGQYGAALVALRHALASGADPVPMVAAFAMKLRTMARVAGSREPSRQLAQRLGMKDWQVDRAKRDLVGWNERSLGLAIQATARADAEVKGGARDPIFALERMVTVVATRAPFGA